ATGCAATATTATATTATTGATATATGTTTATCTCTTTCAGCATTATTGGCATCTCCGTTAGTGCTATTGGGTTTAGGCTAATTGTTAGATTTACCTTCACAATGTGAAACCATAAAGTAATCTATATGGTGGGTCACATGTCAAATGAAAAACAACACTCGTGTTCCCCCTCCGAGTCCGGACTCTTGTCTCGGTCGTTTCCCTCCCTCTCGTCGCACACGGCATACCTAACCACCTCTGGCTTCCCTTTCCAGCGGCAAAGATCCAGGCCCTCTCCTCTGGAATCAATCGGGTTTTGGGTTTTGAGGAATCAATCAGATTTACCATCTAAATTGGTGTTCGGAGCGATTTTGGATTTTGATTTCGGGTTTTAGGTTCGGGTCCACAGAAACTTCACCAGATCCGAATCCACCTGTTGCCATCCCTACGGGTGAAACAACATACCCACACCCAAGGGTAGAACCTTATCGTCCTgttttcagcagtacttttcagcgaaggaacaatattttcttctcacaataaaccagcaccagcatcAACAACAGCCAGATTTGAGCGAAACGAACAGAGGCCTATATCCGTACCCACAACTTCGGGTGAAAttctatcagcctgttcgtttggctgtggcttgtcgtaaacgatcataaatttctagccggaacagtatttttctctcacacaaaccagccagcagtacttcttcacgaaccagcaacgatacgaaccagccaaccaaacaggctgatATGTCCACGGTTCCACGTCCATACCCGTTacaatttttttttgagaaacataCCCGTTACATTTTTTTAGCAAACATACCCGTTACATACGATACACCCGAGGAGAATTGCCATCCTTGGGCCCTCTCATTATCCATGCTGGCCTCCTGGGCACTCAAGCCCAATGCTTAGCATGGCCAGAAGTAGGCCACAGGGCCCCGTGGAAATAATGGTCCACTGCATGCCCGTCACCAGTTCACCACACGGTCCAACTTATCCCCTAGTCCAAGGTTTTGGCTCGGCTCCACATGTCAGCCAGCCAGACCACATCCCCAAGCCTCCCCTTTCCCGAGCTCCCTCCCACTCCCACCCTTTCCTCGTCGGCCGAGAACCCCCACCTCCGCGGCGACCATCCACcaaggcggcgccggcgccggcgccgccgacgccgacgccgacgcacCGAGATTCAATGTCCGCTGCCGCATCCTCCGCGCTGCGCCCGGCGCCGAAGTGGGGCGGCGCGCCGTCGCACCGCCGGCTCGTGGAGGAGCACCTGGCCTCGCTCCCGCACGGCCTCCCACGCCTCCGCCACGTGCAGGAGCTCCACGCGCAGCTCCTCAAGCAGGGGCTCCACCGGGACCCGCGCGCCGCGTCCAAGCTCATCTCCTCCTACGCGCTCCTCCGCCGGGTCCCCGCCTGCCGCTGCGTCTTctccgccgccgcggcgctcCCGAGCAGCCCGTTCGCCCCCAACACCGCCTTGCTCACCAAGACGCTACTCCGCGCCTACGCGCTCAACTCCCTTCCCCACGCCGCGCTCGCCGTGTTCGTCGACATGCCGTTGCGGCAGCGGGACACGTTCACCTACTCCTTCCTCATCAAGGCGCTCGCCACTGCGGGCCTCACGCCCGTCCGCGCGGCACACGCGCACGTCGTCAAGCTCGGGTCCGTCGAGGATACCTTCGTTGGAAATGCGCTGATCGACGCCTACTCCAAGAACGATGTGCTCTCGGACGCGAAGAAGGTGTTCGACGAAATGACGACACGGGACGTTGTGTCCTGGAACACGGCCATGGCCGCAATGGTGCGGCAAGGGGAGGTGGACGCAGCAAGGAGCATGTTTGACGAGATGCCCGAGAAGGACACGGTGAGCTGGAACACGATGCTGGATGGCTATGCCAAAGCTGGGGAGGCGGAGGAGGCCTTCGAGCTGTTCCAGCGCATGCCGGGGAGGAATGTGGTGTCTTGGTCGACTGTGGTGTCAGCCTATTGTAAGAAGGGCGACATGGAGATGGCACGGGTTATATTCGATAAGATGCCGGCCAAGAACTTGGTGACATGGACCATAATGGTCTCAGCGTGCGCTCAGAAGGGGCTTGCGGAGGAAGCAGGCAGGTTGTTTACTGAGATGAAGGAGGCTGCCATTGAACTTGACGTAGTTGCAGTTGTGAGTATCCTGGCTGCATGCGCTGAGTCTGGCTTCCTTGCCCTTGGGAAGAGGATTCACCGGCATGTGCGCCAGAGGAAGCTGGGAAGATCAACCCTTGTATGCAATGCCCTGATGGACATGTTCTGCAAGTGTGGATGTGTTAACCGAGCCGACTACATCTTCGACACTGAGATAGTCGAAAAGGATTCAGTGTCATGGAACATTATAATTGGAGGGTTTGCAATGCATGGGCATGGTGAAAAGGCGCTGGACCTCTTCGCACAAATGAAGCAGCAAGGCTTTCACCTTGATGCCGTGACGCTCATCAATGTTCTCAGCGCTTGCACGCACATGGGGCTTGTGGAAGAAGGAAGGAGGTTctttgccaacatggagagagactATGGCATTAAGCCTGAGATGGAGCATTATGGTTGTATGGTCGATCTTCTTGGCCGTGGAGGGCTCATTAAGGAGGCTGTCGACATGATCAAAAGCATGCCTTGGGAGCCTAATGAGGTCATATGGGGGTCCTTGCTCAGTGCATGCCGACTGCACAAGAACGTGGAGTATGCAGAACTGGCAGTGAACGAGCTGAGCAACTTGCAGCCCTCAAATGCAGGGAACTACGCTGTCTTGTCGAACATCTATGCAGAGGCTGGGAAGTGGAGCGATATGGCGAAGGCAAGGGTGCAGATGAAAGGAACAGGGTCTCAGAAAACAGCTGGCTCAAGCTGGATAGAACTTGATGAGGCATTCCACGAGTTCACAGTTGGGGACAGAAAGCACCCAGAGTCTGACCAGATATCTGATATGATTGATAGGCTGAGTTCGCATGTTAAGTTTGCTGGCTGTGTTCCGGTTGGCCATGAACTGCTTGTTCAGTGAGTGATATGGGCATGCTTGTGATTATACTACAAAAAGAAATGGTAGAAATTCCCACGGCAGATCTCAGAGACTTATGCTCTCCTCCAGCTTCTGAATTCTGATGCGATGCAACCATAAACAAAGCAGCCATCCATCATGTGACCAGTGGAACCGGCTGTGCTTGCTTATGGTAAGCCTCAACCATAGTGGGATTGGTACACCTTGATGTGTAGAATTTCATTTATAtacttaaataaaaatataaagtCTTAAAACGAAAGAAGTGTCTATCACTGCTGCTGGTTTGAGGCAATATGCAACTCAGCATGGGGTGGGTTCTCATTATTTGACTATTTGTTGCAACAACCATTTTATTCATTCCTCAATTCTCTTTATAAAATGCCATTGTATACTATGTCTGCTCAATAACCTGTTACTGTTTGCCAGCTGCTATTATCAGATTGTGTAGGAAGATGATTTGGTCCGAGCCTTCTTGGTAGGGGAAACAATTTAGTTCCATGGTGCTTTTATGTCCTTTAATCTTTTTCTTACATTTTTAGGTTTTGCTTTATTTATTTGAACTTTGTATTATAACATGCAGAAACTTGTTTGGGATTTGTATGTGATGCTTGATGAAATACATCCTGAGGAAGTTCCTGTTGATTTGAAGATTCCAGAATCTTTTTATGAATTATCTGGGATATGAAGAAGGGAAAATTTGAAGACTGCCATTCTAATTTTGCTAAATTGGAGACTGCCAGTATAATTTTTGCTAAATATAATTTAAGGTCGTTTGCTTTTAAACCAAACGCTATGGTAAGCCAACTTCTTTCTTTCCCTAATTCATTTAAATGTTGAGAGTAAACTATCCATGCCGGCACTTACTTTTGGCAATAAACTTTTAGTTTATGTCAGTTCTTAGTTAATGTTGTTTGGTTATGTATAAACCTGATTCTCATAGAAATTGGATGTCCTTTTAATTTGATATTTAATGATGCTATCACCCATGCTTTGCTTTGAGATTATTTGTCAATGTTTTCTTGTACTATCAACACTAATGAAAAGATCTGTATTCACTTTTATATTGTCCAAAATGTAGTCTAAGAGCATGTTTTATACGAAAGGATGTCTTTTCATATAACAATGCGTACGGTTTCAATGTTTCACAAACTTACACCCTTTCAACTGAAATGTATCTAATTGAGCCAACTCATAAGTATTTTCAGATCTGAAGGTTCATAACTCAGCCTGtttgcttggtcgtatttggcttataagccatggcttattagccaacgaacagtatttctctctcacaccaaaccagccaacagtactttcagccatagcttataagccaaaccagcccaaacgaacagggcgttgATCGAATGACGTAATGAGGATGCCACATTTTAGGACTCAAATTTGCGGTAAAGAATGATTACTTGCCTCCATCTAGATCAGTAGCTCGATCTGAATCTCAAGTTATTGTACATCAGATCAGTATGGTAGAAATCTCTAAAGTTTTTGGTACTCACACAATGTCCCACAAAGCTAATGCACCTAGTGTGCGTGATCACCAACCTAAAGTTTGATATCAGCTAGTGTGCCAATCTATACAActttctatgcttctctcttatCAGCAAGTTGCAGTTCGTATACTCATTTTCTACATTATACCATGCAGATGGAGAGCATGGATAAGGAATTGAGACCATCAAGGTTATCAGAGCAGCTAAACAAACACTATGCTGCAATTGCTATTCCTCAAGGCCTTTATTGCCTTTTGTTGCGTTTAACTGATGAATACTCCTCAAAAGCCTTTGCAAGGGAACAACTACCACCCCCTGAGTTGGTGCCTTGTCTTATGGACAACTCCTATTGCTATTTTGTTTTAGCATCAGATAACATCCTTGCGGCCTCAGTTGTGATCAGATCAACAGTTAGATCATCTCTGAAGCCTGAGAAGATAATCTCCCTTGTTATTACTGACAAAAAGTGGCATCTTGTCATGAACCTGTCCGCAGCGCATCCTGTGAAGCCAGCTTTCAGGGCCTTCTCTTGATCCTGTAGTTTGAGGAAATTTCTACCTTGTCTGCAATGCCTCGAGTTTTTTAGTACTGACAAAAATACTTATTTATTTGCCATGCATTCATTATCTGCTTTGAACTCTCTCTATCTTGCTACCGTTGAGGCGAAAAGGTGTTCACCAATTTGCTTAGTTAACAAAAGAAAATGTTCCTGTACTTGAAGCTATAGAAACTGTGCCACTGCCAGAGATTGTCAGCATGGCTATTGTCTTGCAAGAACCAGTGCTAGTGACAGCAAGAGGGTTGGTGGTCCTGTTGGGATCAAGAAGCAAGAGATGCTGATGAAATACATTTTTCTCTCTTGAGATATCTTGAGCTTTCTCTACCTATATGATACAAAatgtagttatatttgttgaccTAGTTGATGAGAGATAAGCTTAAGGAAGGTGAAGGTATGGGCCAAAGAACGGAGACCTCGTTTTTCTTGGACATGatgcatttactttgtgcaatattTCGCTGGTTCTGTAAATAAGGCAATGATGTATCTAATAAAATTCTAAATACAATTGTTTCACTTTTCTTCCCAAGGACCCAGGTGTATATCTGTAACTAGTATTATGCTACTTTGGCCTGCTAATGAGTCTGAAGTGGTGCTGGGCTGCTGATTAGTCCTGGGTATTGTTGTCTATGTTAAGGATACGGGACACAAACGGAATTGCCGATGATATCTTGTGCTGTTGAAATTGCATATTATGATAGAGTCAAATATGGTAAATGTTATTTCGGCATGAAGAATCATCTGCAAAAAAGTATGGTGAATGGTTGACTTGTACAGTTGTACTTTGCGGCCATATGTAGTTGCTGGTTAGCTGCTTGGAATGCATCTTGGTCTTGCTATACTTTTATTTACTGCATGATCTGaattctgaaaaaaaaaaatcaagtgaGCCGCCATACATGTTCCTTTGGTCTGTGATGAACTTCTCTACAAGTGAACCTTGTGTTGGACTAACAGTAAAGCCCACAATTGCTGATTTTTAATAAAACAATGTTTAGTTCTTCTGCTATCATCCAATACACACAACACAAGTTGAATTCTTTGAAGGACTACTCAAATTCAACTTTTAAATAATATTAGCGATTAATGCTTACTGCTTCCTCCATCTGAAACAATAGTTCACTGTAGGTTTGTTCTAATTATTTCTCTGAATTCATGATCAAGTTCATATAGAAAATCCATCAACATATACCTAGAATATGAAATTAATTTCATAAATTTTCATGAGTGGTCTTGATAATACAATTATTTGAGCTTGTATATATGctgatatttttttttctaaaaatttcgtTAAAGTTAGAGGAGATCAACTTAATTAGAGGTTAGAACAAAGTTTATAAACTATATTGGAGCAGATGTACAATTTAGAGGCTTTTGATGAAAGCGGGCTGGTGTTCA
This DNA window, taken from Miscanthus floridulus cultivar M001 chromosome 13, ASM1932011v1, whole genome shotgun sequence, encodes the following:
- the LOC136500852 gene encoding pentatricopeptide repeat-containing protein At3g29230-like produces the protein MSAAASSALRPAPKWGGAPSHRRLVEEHLASLPHGLPRLRHVQELHAQLLKQGLHRDPRAASKLISSYALLRRVPACRCVFSAAAALPSSPFAPNTALLTKTLLRAYALNSLPHAALAVFVDMPLRQRDTFTYSFLIKALATAGLTPVRAAHAHVVKLGSVEDTFVGNALIDAYSKNDVLSDAKKVFDEMTTRDVVSWNTAMAAMVRQGEVDAARSMFDEMPEKDTVSWNTMLDGYAKAGEAEEAFELFQRMPGRNVVSWSTVVSAYCKKGDMEMARVIFDKMPAKNLVTWTIMVSACAQKGLAEEAGRLFTEMKEAAIELDVVAVVSILAACAESGFLALGKRIHRHVRQRKLGRSTLVCNALMDMFCKCGCVNRADYIFDTEIVEKDSVSWNIIIGGFAMHGHGEKALDLFAQMKQQGFHLDAVTLINVLSACTHMGLVEEGRRFFANMERDYGIKPEMEHYGCMVDLLGRGGLIKEAVDMIKSMPWEPNEVIWGSLLSACRLHKNVEYAELAVNELSNLQPSNAGNYAVLSNIYAEAGKWSDMAKARVQMKGTGSQKTAGSSWIELDEAFHEFTVGDRKHPESDQISDMIDRLSSHVKFAGCVPVGHELLVQ